The proteins below come from a single Camelus bactrianus isolate YW-2024 breed Bactrian camel chromosome 2, ASM4877302v1, whole genome shotgun sequence genomic window:
- the ODAM gene encoding odontogenic ameloblast-associated protein, with protein sequence MKTIILLGILGATMSAPLIPQRLMSASNSNELLLNLNNAQLQPLQLQSPFNSWIPPFPETLQQQQQAPIPGLSQFSLSTLDRFAGLFPNQIPFPGQVIFTPGTQAGQLDPSQPQTPPQTQQGPNEVMPSLFTFRMPQEPAQMFQYYPVYVLLPWEQPQQTAAWSPPQTGQQLFEEQMPFYTEFGYIPQQAEPVRPGGQQQPVFDPFLGTAPEPAVMPAGRVLPNLQKEMINFKHANAGIVIPSTSQKPSTSVFTSAIDPTITPELMKKKAKTDNLKEP encoded by the exons atgaaaactataattcTTCTTGGGATACTGGGAGCCACAATGTCAGCCCCG cTTATCCCACAGCGTCTTATGTCTGCAAGCAACAGCAATGAG ttACTGCTGAATCTTAATAATGCTCAGCTTCAGCCACTACAGCTTCAG AGCCCGTTTAATTCCTGGATCCCTCCTTTCCCTGAGACActacaacagcagcagcaggctCCAATTCCAGGACTCTCCCAATTCTCATTATCAACTCTAGACCGGTTTGCTGGACTGTTCCCGAATCAGATACCCTTCCCAGGACAGGTCATTTTTACTCCAGGAACCCAGGCAGGACAGCTGGACCCCTCACAGCCTCAGACACCACCGCAGACCCAACAGGGCCCTAATGAG GTTATGCCCTCTTTGTTCACCTTCAGAATGCCTCAAGAGCCAGCACAG ATGTTTCAATACTACCCAGTTTACGTGCTCCTGCCCTGGGAACAACCTCAACAAACAGCCGCCTGGTCCCCTCCGCAAACAGGACAGCAGCTATTCGAGGAGCAG ATGCCATTCTATACTGAATTCGGATATATTCCACAACAAGCAGAACCT GTTAGACCAGGAGGACAGCAGCAACCAGTCTTTGATCCCTTCCTAGGCACAGCTCCTGAACCTGCTGTGATG CCAGCAGGAAGAGTGTTACCgaatttacaaaaagaaatgataaacttTAAGCACGCCAATGCAGGAATTGTCATTCCTTCAACTTCACAAAAACCCAGCACAAGTGTTTTTACTTCTGCTATAGACCCAACTATTACTCCAGAGCTCATGAAAAAGAAG GCCAAGACTGATAACCTAAAGGAACCGTAA